One Thalassospira marina DNA window includes the following coding sequences:
- a CDS encoding DNA translocase FtsK has protein sequence MSSQTNLLERGTAFLPSSLVSFLKRGGIQLCGLALTAAGIALFIMLIGFHPGDPSFNHASENAYIYNPLGIFGAYIADMMLRTLGLGSALLTALIVGWGLRLIAMRPFSWMWLRFLLLPLALLLMATAASAVPRGMTWPLTVGYGGFAGDLLLGRLGMLLTLAGVPAGPFIIGLFSMTIGMILTLFCMAYQLSEWRAVGNVLSRIGGTVIYGVGRAIPGNSTEETASITPGERKGDRNARPRQEPSMERSEKRVAAAVERNTLSASDDVEEYETPENQPPIHIVAPPAAKAQPGAKASAQRQSSFDLGVGSDEYSFPPLGLLHEPHEDDYALVDQEALAQNARLLETVLQDFGVKGEIVQVRPGPVVTLYELEPAAGVKSSRVIGLADDIARSMSAIAARVAVVPGRNVIGIELPNSKRETVHLHEILASNDFEKNSGKLNLSLGKDIGGSPVIADLAKMPHLLIAGTTGSGKSVGVNAMILSLLYKHRPEECRFIMIDPKMLELSIYDGIPHLLTPVVTDPHKAVVSLKWAVREMEDRYRAMSQVGVRNIAGYNKRIKEAAAKGEELMRRVQTGFDPETGKPIFEDQQLPMEPLPFIVVIVDEMADLMLVAGKDVEASIQRLAQMARAAGIHLIMATQRPSVDVITGTIKANFPTRISYSVTSKIDSRTILGEMGAEQLLGQGDMLYMGQGGRLQRVHGPFVSDEEVESIVKHLRDQGDPAYLDEVTEEPEEDPVAAYMAGGPGNAGAPGGGGDDDLYNQAVGIVLREKKASTSFVQRKLSIGYNRAARIIEQMEENGVVSAANHVGKREVLIGNMDGTPFDE, from the coding sequence ATGAGCAGTCAGACAAACCTTCTCGAACGCGGCACCGCTTTTCTACCCAGCTCGCTTGTCTCTTTCCTGAAACGGGGCGGCATACAGCTGTGTGGACTGGCGCTGACAGCGGCGGGAATTGCCCTGTTTATCATGCTGATCGGGTTTCATCCCGGTGATCCATCCTTCAACCATGCCAGCGAAAATGCCTATATCTATAATCCGCTGGGCATTTTCGGTGCCTATATCGCCGACATGATGTTGCGCACGCTGGGCCTTGGCTCAGCCCTGCTGACCGCGCTGATCGTGGGTTGGGGCCTGCGTTTGATTGCCATGCGGCCGTTCAGCTGGATGTGGCTACGGTTTTTGCTATTGCCGCTGGCACTGCTGTTAATGGCAACGGCAGCATCGGCCGTACCGCGTGGCATGACCTGGCCGCTGACAGTGGGTTATGGCGGCTTTGCCGGTGACCTGCTGCTGGGCCGCCTTGGCATGCTGTTAACCCTGGCAGGTGTACCGGCAGGCCCGTTTATTATTGGCCTGTTCAGCATGACAATCGGTATGATCCTGACACTGTTTTGCATGGCCTATCAACTGTCGGAATGGCGGGCCGTTGGCAATGTGCTTTCACGTATTGGCGGCACAGTAATTTACGGGGTTGGCCGCGCCATTCCTGGCAACAGCACCGAAGAAACCGCCAGCATCACCCCGGGTGAACGCAAGGGCGACCGTAACGCCCGCCCGCGCCAGGAACCGTCGATGGAGCGTTCGGAAAAACGTGTTGCCGCCGCCGTCGAACGCAACACCCTTTCGGCCAGCGACGATGTCGAGGAATACGAAACCCCCGAAAACCAGCCACCGATCCATATTGTCGCCCCCCCTGCTGCCAAGGCCCAACCGGGTGCCAAGGCATCGGCACAGCGTCAAAGCTCGTTTGATCTGGGTGTCGGGTCGGATGAATACAGCTTCCCGCCGCTGGGCCTGCTGCATGAACCCCACGAGGATGACTACGCCCTGGTCGACCAGGAAGCACTGGCGCAAAATGCCCGCCTGCTTGAAACCGTTCTGCAGGATTTTGGCGTTAAAGGTGAAATTGTGCAGGTTCGCCCCGGCCCGGTCGTAACCCTGTATGAACTTGAACCTGCCGCCGGGGTTAAATCATCACGCGTGATTGGCCTGGCAGACGATATTGCCCGTTCCATGAGCGCGATTGCCGCCCGTGTTGCCGTGGTGCCGGGGCGCAATGTGATTGGTATTGAACTGCCAAATTCCAAGCGCGAAACCGTCCATTTGCACGAAATTCTGGCATCCAACGATTTCGAAAAAAACAGCGGCAAGCTTAACCTCAGCCTCGGTAAAGACATTGGCGGATCACCCGTTATTGCCGATCTGGCAAAGATGCCCCACCTGCTGATCGCAGGTACCACCGGTTCAGGTAAATCGGTCGGGGTGAATGCCATGATCCTGAGCCTGCTTTACAAGCACCGGCCCGAAGAATGCCGCTTTATCATGATCGACCCGAAAATGCTGGAACTGTCGATTTACGATGGCATCCCGCATCTGTTAACCCCGGTCGTGACCGACCCGCACAAGGCCGTTGTATCTCTGAAATGGGCCGTGCGCGAAATGGAAGACCGTTATCGCGCCATGAGCCAGGTCGGCGTGCGTAACATTGCCGGTTATAACAAACGCATCAAGGAAGCCGCCGCCAAGGGCGAGGAACTGATGCGCCGCGTTCAAACCGGGTTTGACCCCGAAACCGGCAAACCGATTTTTGAAGACCAGCAGCTGCCGATGGAGCCCCTGCCCTTCATCGTCGTCATCGTCGATGAAATGGCCGATCTGATGCTGGTGGCAGGCAAGGATGTTGAAGCATCGATCCAGCGTCTGGCACAGATGGCACGTGCGGCAGGTATTCACCTGATCATGGCGACCCAGCGCCCGTCGGTTGACGTGATCACCGGTACCATCAAGGCCAACTTCCCGACCCGTATTTCCTATTCCGTGACCTCGAAAATCGATTCGCGCACCATTCTGGGTGAAATGGGCGCCGAACAGCTTCTGGGTCAGGGGGACATGCTTTATATGGGCCAGGGTGGCCGTCTGCAGCGTGTTCACGGGCCGTTTGTTTCCGATGAGGAAGTCGAAAGCATCGTCAAACATCTGCGTGATCAGGGCGACCCGGCCTATCTTGACGAAGTTACCGAAGAACCCGAAGAAGACCCCGTTGCCGCCTATATGGCAGGCGGGCCGGGCAATGCGGGCGCACCGGGTGGTGGCGGTGATGACGACCTTTACAATCAGGCCGTTGGCATCGTCCTGCGCGAGAAAAAGGCATCCACCAGCTTTGTCCAGCGCAAATTGTCCATCGGTTATAACCGGGCTGCACGCATTATCGAACAAATGGAAGAAAATGGCGTGGTTTCGGCTGCCAACCATGTTGGCAAGCGCGAAGTGCTGATCGGCAATATGGATGGCACGCCATTTGACGAATAA
- a CDS encoding aminotransferase class I/II-fold pyridoxal phosphate-dependent enzyme has product MFNERLDTLPDYPFPRLATLLEGIAPGKDPLVMSIGEPQHEPPAMITEAMIANAHLWHKYPPGQGTPELRDAIKGWLDRRYDLPEDMIHRDHHIIPVAGTREALYLIATCVIPQDQPGPKPKVLLPNPFYQVYCGAAVLNDAEMVPLPATPETGFLPDLDQIDDETFAACRLFFLCSPANPQGAVASRDYLERIIALARKHNFVLAMDECYADIYDREAPTGALEICAAQHGNMDNVLVFHSLSKRSSAPGLRSGFVAGDGKIIKQFNRLRSYCSATIPMPIMSASTLLWNDDAHAEANRDLYRAKIDIAAEIFGNRFGFHRPAGGFFLWLDVGDDEAATKKIWAEEGVKVIPGRYLSISDREGNNPGARFIRIALVHDLATTREGLSRINAALSR; this is encoded by the coding sequence ATGTTCAACGAACGCCTGGATACCTTGCCCGATTACCCTTTTCCACGGCTTGCCACCCTTTTGGAAGGTATTGCCCCTGGCAAGGACCCGCTCGTCATGTCGATTGGCGAACCGCAGCACGAACCCCCGGCAATGATCACCGAAGCCATGATCGCCAACGCGCATCTTTGGCATAAATACCCGCCGGGACAGGGCACCCCGGAACTGCGCGATGCCATCAAAGGCTGGCTAGATCGCCGCTATGACCTGCCCGAAGATATGATCCATCGTGATCACCACATCATCCCGGTGGCAGGTACGCGCGAGGCCCTTTATCTGATTGCGACCTGCGTGATCCCGCAGGACCAGCCCGGCCCCAAACCCAAGGTCTTGCTGCCCAACCCGTTTTATCAGGTCTATTGCGGGGCAGCCGTGCTCAATGATGCGGAAATGGTGCCGCTGCCTGCCACGCCGGAAACCGGTTTCCTGCCCGATCTTGATCAGATCGATGACGAAACATTTGCCGCCTGCCGCCTGTTTTTCCTGTGTTCGCCTGCCAACCCGCAAGGGGCCGTTGCCTCGCGCGACTATCTGGAACGCATCATTGCACTGGCGCGCAAACACAATTTCGTTCTGGCGATGGATGAATGCTACGCCGACATTTACGATCGCGAAGCCCCGACCGGCGCACTTGAAATTTGTGCCGCCCAGCATGGCAATATGGACAATGTGCTGGTCTTTCACAGCCTGTCCAAACGCTCCAGCGCGCCGGGTCTGCGGTCCGGCTTTGTCGCGGGTGATGGCAAAATCATCAAGCAGTTCAACCGCCTGCGCAGCTATTGTTCGGCAACCATTCCCATGCCGATCATGTCGGCATCGACCCTGCTTTGGAATGACGATGCCCATGCCGAGGCCAACCGCGACCTTTATCGCGCCAAAATCGATATTGCCGCCGAAATCTTTGGCAACCGCTTTGGGTTCCATCGCCCGGCGGGCGGCTTTTTCCTGTGGCTTGATGTCGGCGACGACGAAGCCGCAACCAAAAAAATCTGGGCGGAAGAAGGGGTTAAAGTCATTCCGGGTCGTTATCTTTCGATCAGCGACCGCGAAGGCAACAATCCCGGCGCCCGTTTCATTCGCATTGCCCTGGTGCATGATCTTGCCACCACCCGCGAGGGTCTAAGCCGGATCAACGCCGCCCTGTCACGCTAA
- the dcuC gene encoding C4-dicarboxylate transporter DcuC produces the protein MIELIIAIVVSVVAATLIVKKYQPHTVLLLAGLTLFAVTAIFYPTHDIVFKKDDPTGWAGFDIFEHIHAIMSYRLAGLGLIIMAAGGFAKYMDHIGATQAMVNITTRPLARIGAPYVVLAIGYAVGQILNIFIPSAAGLAMLLLVTLYPTLVKLGVSRAAAAAMIGTTSVLDLGPASGTANLAAHTANIDVAIFFAQYQIPLAACIVPVICILTYFSAKYFDHKDNHEAIVPHHGDVMDGMNASSDDEPHAPAFYALLPILPLTLILIFSKLLIHQIELGVVTAMIIGALIGFFCEMFRNRHKMDAVFKGFMVFFRGMGNMFSTIISLIICAEFFAAGLKAIGAIDFMIASAQNAGFGIMGMMLVACGLVAVTAIMTGSGNAAFFSFASLAPNITAGTATGAVSMLLPLQFTAGIARSLSPVSGVIIAVAEVAECSPIDIVKRTAIPLVGGLITLFAYNAIFVAG, from the coding sequence ATGATAGAATTAATCATCGCGATTGTGGTCAGTGTGGTTGCCGCCACATTGATCGTGAAAAAATATCAACCGCATACCGTATTGCTTTTGGCTGGTTTGACGCTGTTTGCCGTCACCGCCATTTTTTATCCGACACATGATATCGTTTTCAAAAAAGACGACCCCACCGGCTGGGCCGGGTTCGATATTTTTGAACATATCCACGCCATCATGTCCTATCGCCTGGCAGGACTTGGCCTGATCATCATGGCCGCGGGGGGCTTTGCCAAATATATGGACCATATCGGCGCGACCCAGGCGATGGTGAATATCACCACCCGCCCGCTTGCCCGTATTGGCGCACCCTATGTTGTTCTGGCAATTGGCTATGCCGTTGGTCAGATCCTCAATATCTTTATTCCCAGTGCGGCAGGTCTGGCGATGCTGTTGCTCGTGACACTTTATCCCACACTGGTCAAACTGGGTGTCAGCCGCGCAGCTGCTGCCGCCATGATCGGCACCACATCGGTTCTGGACCTTGGCCCGGCATCGGGCACGGCCAATCTCGCGGCCCATACCGCCAATATCGATGTTGCCATTTTCTTTGCCCAGTATCAGATCCCGCTTGCCGCCTGCATTGTGCCGGTGATCTGCATTCTGACCTATTTCAGCGCCAAATATTTTGACCACAAAGACAATCACGAAGCCATCGTGCCCCATCATGGTGATGTCATGGATGGCATGAATGCCAGCAGCGATGATGAACCGCACGCACCTGCTTTTTATGCGCTGCTGCCTATTCTGCCGCTGACCCTTATTCTGATTTTCAGCAAATTGCTGATCCATCAGATCGAACTGGGTGTTGTCACCGCCATGATCATTGGTGCGCTGATCGGCTTTTTCTGCGAGATGTTTCGTAACCGTCACAAAATGGATGCCGTATTCAAGGGCTTCATGGTGTTTTTCCGGGGCATGGGCAACATGTTCTCGACCATCATTTCCCTGATAATCTGCGCCGAATTTTTTGCTGCCGGCCTGAAAGCCATTGGCGCCATCGATTTCATGATCGCCAGCGCCCAGAATGCAGGCTTCGGCATCATGGGGATGATGCTGGTGGCCTGTGGCCTGGTTGCGGTCACCGCGATCATGACGGGTTCTGGCAATGCGGCCTTCTTTTCGTTTGCCAGCCTGGCACCGAACATCACCGCTGGCACCGCCACCGGTGCGGTCAGCATGCTGTTGCCTTTGCAATTTACCGCCGGTATCGCCCGTTCGCTCTCGCCGGTTTCTGGCGTGATCATCGCCGTTGCCGAGGTCGCCGAATGCTCCCCCATCGATATCGTCAAACGAACGGCCATACCGCTTGTCGGCGGGTTGATCACGCTGTTTGCCTATAACGCCATCTTTGTTGCCGGCTGA
- a CDS encoding LysR family transcriptional regulator — MNLKALRLFRLTVLHGTLSGAAASAHLSQSAASRMLAGLESELKLTLFERVNQRLVLTREGERFFHEAEHILNGVEEIPAIAREIRERAVDTLRIITVGPIGASLLPPVIDLLNAEHANLKCKIDIGTRSDVENQVGSRRYNLGMLSLPIKTSVVELAIEPVLEARTQVLLPVDHPLAALDCVPVDALVDQPFVSLRSNQIWRQRLDRLFETIGKLPRISLEIGSSLLVPKFVESGYGLGLMDPISSVFIDPTKTTLRPVGPEFWLPYACVFPPAGQNQVALRFAELLRQQIARRCAEDAFYGENVRLLEPSD; from the coding sequence ATGAATCTCAAGGCGCTGCGCCTTTTTCGCCTGACTGTTCTGCACGGGACCCTTTCGGGGGCGGCGGCAAGCGCGCATTTAAGCCAGTCTGCGGCCAGCCGGATGCTGGCCGGGCTGGAAAGCGAGCTGAAACTGACATTGTTTGAACGGGTCAATCAGCGCCTGGTTCTGACCCGTGAAGGGGAACGGTTTTTTCACGAGGCGGAACATATCCTTAACGGTGTGGAGGAAATTCCCGCTATTGCGCGCGAAATTCGTGAACGTGCGGTTGATACATTGCGCATCATTACGGTGGGACCGATCGGGGCATCACTATTGCCGCCGGTGATTGACCTTTTGAACGCCGAACACGCCAATCTGAAATGCAAAATCGATATTGGCACGCGTTCCGATGTGGAAAACCAGGTGGGATCGCGGCGCTATAATCTGGGCATGCTGTCGCTGCCGATTAAAACCAGCGTTGTTGAACTGGCAATTGAACCGGTGCTGGAGGCAAGAACCCAGGTTTTGCTGCCGGTTGATCATCCGCTGGCGGCCCTTGATTGCGTGCCGGTCGATGCGCTGGTTGATCAGCCTTTTGTTTCCTTGCGATCCAACCAGATATGGCGGCAGCGCCTGGACCGTTTGTTTGAAACCATTGGCAAGCTGCCGCGCATCAGCCTTGAAATCGGGTCCAGCCTGCTGGTGCCGAAATTTGTTGAAAGTGGTTATGGCCTGGGCCTGATGGACCCGATCAGCAGCGTGTTTATTGATCCGACAAAAACCACATTGCGCCCGGTCGGGCCGGAATTCTGGCTGCCATATGCCTGCGTGTTTCCGCCAGCCGGGCAAAACCAGGTTGCCCTGCGCTTTGCCGAATTATTGCGCCAGCAGATCGCGCGCCGATGTGCGGAAGATGCCTTTTATGGTGAAAATGTTCGTTTGCTGGAACCGTCGGACTAA
- a CDS encoding lyase family protein: protein MTSRNLPVSTDDLFTSHATWQSWLDVEGALATAQAELGIIPHAARDEIVKHTDLAQFDLTALKDDIAASMSPIMSTVRALAAKCAGDAGGYVHWGATTQNIIIAGKTLQLHKSHRLLLARLANVLGKMADMADESADWLTVARTNRRQALPITFGYKMAGWIDEFQRCADRLTSCESRSFVLIFGGAAGAMHTYGENGQKLAETMAGHLGLTASNVHSRATNDGFAEYVAMLGLFAVACERMGTELYTLMSNEYDEVSEIQAANVVGSSTMPHKFNPKYVVSLLTAASRLRNLVGPTMEACRPSHEGDAAFNFRLYELIDEAGMLSYRVATQLETLFDHLQIKQDRMLENLMRDPAPLVSEKIMMLLANSIGRQTAHDLVHHAIVASMEKGVSFADALYEHQEVQGCFASRDALDQALDPKHYTGRSAEIARETAASARHHAVRLRQHIAR from the coding sequence ATGACGAGCCGTAACCTGCCTGTCTCGACCGACGATCTGTTTACTTCGCACGCCACCTGGCAAAGCTGGCTGGATGTTGAGGGTGCATTGGCAACGGCCCAGGCCGAACTGGGTATCATCCCGCATGCGGCGCGTGATGAAATTGTAAAACATACCGACCTTGCCCAGTTTGACCTGACCGCCCTTAAAGACGATATCGCAGCCAGCATGTCGCCGATCATGTCCACCGTGCGCGCCCTTGCGGCAAAATGCGCAGGCGATGCGGGCGGATATGTCCATTGGGGGGCGACCACACAAAACATCATCATTGCGGGCAAAACCCTGCAATTGCATAAATCGCACCGCCTGCTTCTGGCACGCCTTGCCAATGTGCTGGGCAAAATGGCTGATATGGCCGATGAAAGTGCAGACTGGCTGACCGTGGCCCGCACCAACCGCCGCCAGGCCCTGCCGATTACATTTGGCTATAAAATGGCTGGCTGGATTGACGAATTCCAGCGGTGTGCCGACCGCCTGACCAGTTGTGAATCGCGCAGCTTCGTGCTGATTTTTGGCGGGGCGGCGGGTGCCATGCACACTTACGGCGAAAACGGCCAGAAACTGGCTGAAACCATGGCCGGCCATTTGGGCCTGACGGCATCAAATGTGCATTCCCGCGCCACCAATGATGGCTTTGCCGAATATGTCGCCATGCTGGGCCTGTTTGCCGTGGCCTGTGAACGCATGGGCACCGAACTTTATACCCTGATGTCGAACGAATATGACGAAGTCAGCGAAATTCAGGCCGCCAATGTGGTGGGCAGTTCGACCATGCCCCACAAATTCAATCCCAAATATGTTGTCAGCCTGCTCACCGCAGCAAGCCGGCTGCGCAACCTTGTCGGCCCGACAATGGAAGCCTGCCGCCCCAGCCATGAAGGCGACGCAGCCTTCAATTTCCGTCTTTACGAACTGATCGACGAAGCAGGCATGCTTTCCTATCGGGTTGCAACCCAGCTTGAAACACTGTTTGACCATTTGCAGATCAAACAGGACCGCATGCTGGAAAACCTGATGCGCGACCCGGCACCGCTGGTTTCGGAAAAGATCATGATGTTGCTGGCAAACAGCATTGGCCGCCAGACAGCCCATGATCTTGTCCATCATGCCATCGTCGCCAGCATGGAAAAGGGCGTATCCTTTGCCGATGCCCTTTACGAACATCAGGAAGTTCAAGGCTGCTTTGCCTCGCGCGATGCCCTGGACCAGGCACTCGACCCCAAACATTATACCGGGCGCAGTGCCGAAATAGCGCGCGAAACCGCCGCCAGCGCCCGCCATCATGCCGTCCGCCTGCGCCAGCATATTGCCCGCTAA
- a CDS encoding ammonium transporter, whose protein sequence is MEAFQTASDVFFVLMGAIMVLAMHAGFAFLEVGTVRKKNQVNALVKIIVDFAISTIAYFFIGYAVAYDVTFFSNANVLSGKELVDGQLAFATSGFDLVKFFFLLTFAAAIPAIISGGIAERAKFWPQLIATAVLVGVFYPLFEGIVWNGNFGIQETITDMFGVPFHDFAGSIVVHAVGGWIALGAVVHLGVRKGRYSKTGGLIGIPPSNIPFLALGSWILCVGWFGFNVMSAQSVGGITGLVAVNSLMAMVGGILTALIAGRNDPGFVHNGALAGLVAVCAGSDVMHPIGALITGGLAGFLFVWGFEKCQAKWKIDDVLGVWPLHGMCGLMGGIACGVFGLEALGGAGGVSFASQLVGSLGGAIYAAIAGFVVYGVLKNTIGIRLDDEAEYYGADLSIHKITAYPEDDVKAS, encoded by the coding sequence ATGGAGGCTTTTCAAACTGCCTCGGACGTATTTTTTGTGCTGATGGGGGCCATTATGGTCCTTGCCATGCACGCAGGTTTCGCCTTTCTTGAGGTCGGAACCGTTCGGAAAAAGAACCAGGTAAATGCCCTGGTCAAAATCATTGTCGATTTTGCCATATCGACCATTGCCTATTTTTTCATCGGTTATGCCGTTGCGTATGACGTAACTTTTTTCAGCAATGCCAATGTGTTATCGGGCAAAGAACTGGTCGATGGCCAGCTTGCCTTTGCCACCAGCGGCTTTGATCTGGTCAAATTTTTCTTCCTGCTGACATTTGCAGCAGCCATTCCGGCCATCATTTCCGGCGGGATCGCGGAACGCGCCAAATTCTGGCCGCAGCTTATTGCCACCGCCGTTCTGGTCGGGGTATTTTACCCGCTGTTTGAAGGCATTGTCTGGAATGGCAATTTCGGCATTCAGGAAACCATCACCGACATGTTCGGCGTGCCGTTCCATGATTTTGCCGGTTCAATTGTGGTTCATGCCGTTGGCGGCTGGATCGCACTGGGTGCGGTTGTTCATTTAGGGGTTCGCAAGGGCCGCTATAGCAAAACCGGCGGGCTGATTGGTATTCCGCCGTCCAATATCCCCTTTCTGGCGCTGGGATCCTGGATTTTGTGTGTCGGCTGGTTTGGCTTTAACGTGATGTCGGCGCAATCCGTTGGCGGTATTACCGGCCTTGTCGCCGTCAATTCGCTGATGGCCATGGTCGGCGGCATTCTAACAGCCCTGATCGCCGGGCGAAATGACCCGGGCTTTGTCCATAACGGTGCGCTGGCCGGTCTGGTCGCGGTCTGTGCCGGGTCCGATGTCATGCATCCGATTGGCGCGCTCATCACCGGTGGTCTTGCCGGTTTTCTGTTTGTCTGGGGGTTTGAAAAATGCCAGGCAAAATGGAAAATCGACGATGTTCTGGGCGTCTGGCCGCTGCACGGCATGTGCGGGCTTATGGGTGGCATTGCCTGCGGTGTTTTCGGGCTGGAGGCCCTTGGCGGCGCGGGTGGCGTTTCCTTTGCATCACAGCTTGTCGGCTCGCTTGGTGGGGCAATTTACGCCGCAATCGCCGGATTCGTTGTTTATGGCGTGCTGAAAAATACCATCGGCATTCGCCTGGATGACGAGGCCGAATATTACGGCGCGGACCTTTCGATCCATAAAATCACCGCCTATCCCGAGGATGACGTCAAGGCAAGCTAA